The Thiohalorhabdus denitrificans genome includes a window with the following:
- the gorA gene encoding glutathione-disulfide reductase gives MARHYDFLVLGGGSGGLAAAKRAAGHGARTALVEPHPLGGTCVNVGCVPKKVMWNAAGIAEALEDAPGYGFEVEGARFHWDRLRAARAAYVERLNGIHRRNLEVAEVEHLAGYGRFVDAGTVEVDGTTYTADRILIATGGRPRVPNLPGAEHGLTSDGFFELAEQPRRVAIVGAGYIAVELAGVLNALGSEVTMLLRREHLLGGFDALMRETLMDAMSTAGVNFLTCIHMDRVERGDDGYVLVSADGDRTGDFDQVVWAVGRDASTEGLGLEAAGVETGPEGIVPVDEWQDTNIPGVHAVGDVTGRAPLTPVAIAAGRRLADRLFGGQADARLDYADIPSVVFSHPPIGTVGLTEEEAEERYGQGGFACHTTTFKDMYYAPLDRKEPTAMKVITVGPHEKLAGIHVIGRGADEMIQGFAATLKAGGTLQTLRDTVAIHPTAAEELVLIG, from the coding sequence ATGGCCCGGCACTACGACTTTTTGGTCCTCGGCGGTGGCAGCGGGGGGCTGGCGGCGGCCAAACGCGCCGCCGGCCACGGCGCCCGCACGGCCCTGGTGGAGCCTCACCCCCTGGGCGGCACCTGCGTTAACGTGGGCTGCGTGCCCAAGAAGGTGATGTGGAACGCCGCCGGCATCGCCGAGGCCCTGGAGGACGCCCCCGGATACGGCTTCGAGGTGGAGGGCGCACGCTTCCACTGGGACCGGCTGCGGGCCGCCCGGGCGGCCTACGTGGAGCGCCTGAATGGCATCCACCGCCGCAACCTGGAGGTGGCGGAGGTGGAGCACCTGGCGGGCTACGGCCGCTTCGTTGACGCGGGCACGGTGGAGGTGGACGGCACCACCTACACCGCCGACCGGATCCTCATCGCTACCGGCGGCCGCCCCCGGGTCCCGAACCTGCCCGGCGCCGAGCACGGCCTCACCTCCGACGGTTTCTTCGAACTGGCCGAGCAGCCCCGCCGCGTGGCCATCGTCGGCGCCGGCTACATCGCCGTGGAGCTGGCGGGGGTCCTCAACGCCCTGGGCTCCGAGGTGACCATGCTGCTGCGCCGCGAGCACCTTCTGGGGGGATTCGATGCGCTCATGCGCGAGACCCTCATGGACGCCATGAGCACGGCGGGAGTGAACTTCCTCACCTGCATCCACATGGACCGGGTGGAGCGTGGCGACGATGGCTATGTGCTGGTTTCGGCGGACGGGGATCGCACGGGCGACTTTGACCAGGTCGTCTGGGCCGTGGGCCGGGACGCCAGCACCGAGGGCCTGGGGCTCGAGGCGGCCGGGGTGGAGACCGGTCCGGAGGGCATTGTCCCCGTGGACGAGTGGCAGGACACCAACATCCCCGGCGTCCACGCGGTGGGCGACGTCACCGGTCGCGCTCCCCTGACCCCGGTGGCCATCGCCGCGGGGCGCCGGCTCGCCGACCGCCTCTTCGGGGGGCAGGCCGACGCGCGCCTGGACTACGCCGACATCCCCTCGGTGGTGTTCAGCCATCCCCCCATCGGTACCGTGGGCCTTACCGAGGAGGAGGCGGAGGAGCGGTACGGCCAGGGCGGCTTTGCCTGCCACACCACCACCTTCAAGGACATGTACTACGCCCCCCTGGACCGCAAGGAGCCCACCGCCATGAAGGTCATCACCGTGGGCCCCCACGAGAAGCTGGCGGGCATCCACGTCATCGGCCGCGGCGCCGACGAGATGATCCAGGGCTTCGCCGCGACCCTGAAGGCGGGCGGCACCCTCCAGACCCTGCGTGACACCGTCGCCATCCACCCCACCGCCGCCGAGGAGCTGGTGCTCATCGGCTAG
- a CDS encoding alpha-ketoacid dehydrogenase subunit beta, with the protein MSQWKKGNDQAGLLAPARPAERLQVWEALNIAHDRVLAEDDAVFVMGEDVGLFGGSYRVTQGLYAKYGAWRVRDTPISENSFTGLGVGAALVGGRPVIELMTVNFALLAMDAIINMAAKMRYMSGGALRVPLVVRTPGGVARQLAAQHSQRLEHLFMNVPGLRVATPATPQDAYWQLRQAVRDDDPILLLEHELLYFREGAFDPEAEAPPMHAARVRREGGHFTLIAYSRMVEVALEAAEELAAEGIEAEVIDLRSLRPIDLVTLQDSVTKTHRALVVEEDCRFGGAGAEIAAALNERSFFELEAPVARVAGADVPTPYNGALEAASIPRPGDVAEAVREWMVG; encoded by the coding sequence ATGAGCCAATGGAAGAAGGGCAACGACCAGGCCGGTCTGCTGGCTCCCGCACGGCCCGCCGAACGGCTCCAGGTGTGGGAGGCGCTGAACATCGCCCACGACCGGGTCCTCGCCGAGGACGACGCGGTGTTTGTCATGGGCGAGGACGTGGGCCTGTTCGGCGGCAGCTACCGGGTCACCCAGGGGCTGTACGCCAAGTATGGCGCCTGGCGGGTGCGCGACACCCCCATCTCCGAGAACTCCTTCACCGGCCTGGGAGTGGGCGCCGCGCTGGTGGGCGGGCGGCCCGTCATCGAGCTCATGACGGTGAACTTCGCCCTCCTGGCCATGGACGCCATCATCAACATGGCCGCCAAGATGCGCTACATGTCCGGCGGCGCGCTGCGGGTGCCGCTGGTGGTGCGCACGCCGGGCGGGGTGGCCCGGCAGCTGGCCGCCCAGCACTCCCAGCGGCTGGAGCACCTCTTCATGAACGTGCCCGGGCTGCGGGTGGCGACGCCGGCCACGCCGCAGGACGCCTACTGGCAGCTTCGCCAGGCGGTGCGCGACGACGATCCCATCCTCCTCCTGGAGCACGAGCTGCTCTATTTCCGGGAGGGGGCCTTCGACCCGGAGGCCGAGGCCCCGCCCATGCACGCGGCCCGGGTCCGGCGGGAGGGCGGCCACTTCACCCTGATCGCCTACAGCCGCATGGTGGAGGTGGCCCTGGAGGCCGCCGAGGAGCTGGCCGCCGAGGGCATCGAGGCGGAGGTCATCGACCTGCGCAGTCTGCGGCCCATCGACCTGGTAACCCTGCAGGACTCGGTGACCAAGACCCACCGCGCCCTGGTGGTGGAGGAGGACTGCCGCTTCGGCGGGGCGGGCGCGGAGATCGCCGCGGCCCTCAACGAGCGGAGCTTCTTCGAGCTGGAGGCGCCAGTGGCCCGCGTGGCGGGGGCGGATGTCCCCACCCCCTACAACGGCGCCCTGGAGGCCGCCTCCATCCCCCGGCCGGGGGACGTGGCGGAGGCGGTGCGTGAGTGGATGGTAGGCTGA
- a CDS encoding class I SAM-dependent methyltransferase: MQEPDWDKRYRERSVGDSDPVAVLEDNRHLLPAGGMALDLACGLGANAVLLAEQGLKTFAWDRSSVAVEKLAAWSRENLLPITAEVRDVVVWPPEPGRFDVIVVGHFLERQLAGALRDALNPGGLLFYQTFTQTRVSDRGPRTERFRLADNELLHLFADLQVLVYREEGRVGDTARGVRDEAQLVARKPE, translated from the coding sequence ATGCAGGAGCCGGACTGGGACAAGCGCTACCGGGAACGGTCGGTGGGGGACAGCGACCCCGTGGCGGTTCTCGAGGACAACCGCCACCTCCTTCCGGCCGGGGGCATGGCCCTGGACCTGGCCTGCGGCCTGGGGGCCAACGCCGTGCTCCTCGCCGAGCAGGGCCTGAAGACCTTCGCCTGGGACCGTTCGTCGGTGGCCGTGGAGAAGCTGGCGGCCTGGAGCCGGGAGAACCTCTTGCCCATCACCGCCGAGGTGCGCGACGTGGTGGTTTGGCCGCCGGAGCCCGGGCGCTTCGACGTGATCGTGGTGGGCCACTTCCTGGAGCGGCAGCTGGCGGGGGCCCTTCGGGACGCCCTCAACCCCGGCGGCCTGCTGTTCTACCAGACCTTCACCCAAACCCGGGTCAGCGACCGCGGCCCGCGCACCGAGCGCTTCCGCCTTGCGGACAACGAGCTCCTGCACCTGTTCGCCGATCTCCAGGTGCTGGTGTACCGCGAGGAAGGGCGGGTGGGGGATACGGCGCGGGGCGTTCGCGACGAGGCCCAGCTGGTGGCCCGCAAGCCCGAATGA
- a CDS encoding GIY-YIG nuclease family protein, whose product MSPSCTTYQLWIRLAEAAEVEVGRLGRCAFPVGWYVYTGSARRHRNARLRRHCRDAASKRLRWHIDYFLAAPGAEIRYIGLSAEPECRLNAAVGGRVVCPGLGASDCRAGCGSHLRYLGTEAPLQGLVPEPPSRAEKPV is encoded by the coding sequence ATGAGCCCCTCCTGCACCACTTACCAGCTCTGGATCCGGCTGGCCGAGGCGGCGGAGGTGGAGGTGGGCCGGCTGGGCCGGTGCGCCTTCCCCGTGGGCTGGTACGTCTACACGGGCAGCGCCCGGCGCCATCGCAACGCCCGGCTGCGGCGCCACTGCCGGGACGCCGCGTCCAAGCGCCTGCGCTGGCACATCGACTACTTCCTCGCCGCACCGGGGGCGGAAATCCGCTACATCGGCCTGTCCGCCGAGCCGGAGTGCCGCCTTAACGCCGCCGTGGGCGGACGGGTGGTGTGCCCGGGGCTGGGGGCCTCCGACTGCCGCGCGGGCTGCGGCAGCCATCTCCGCTACTTGGGGACGGAGGCCCCGCTCCAGGGCCTGGTGCCGGAGCCACCTTCCAGGGCCGAAAAGCCGGTGTAG
- the pdhA gene encoding pyruvate dehydrogenase (acetyl-transferring) E1 component subunit alpha — MRRDLARQFLYDMLLARRFELRAAEEYAQGNIAGFLHLYPGEEAVAVGSLRAADPGDYVVSTYREHVHALVRGTPLGSVMAELFGRTGGCSGGYGGSMHLFDVERRFLGGYAIVGETFPVAAGVGYWLAMNGEPDVVLCYFGDGAVNQGTFHETLNMVALWDLPVVFLCENNHYQIGTEVHRHSAVSHVHRRTGGYGIEAHWVDGMDVRAVHEATRDALRHVREGNGPVLLECETYRYRGHSMADPAAYRSALEVNELRARDPLLTFREWAEGEGWVSATESAELDQAAERAVEEAVAFAAESPPPRDLHAGVHVRPLDLYGGRP; from the coding sequence ATGCGCCGCGATCTGGCCCGTCAGTTCCTGTACGACATGTTGCTCGCCCGCCGCTTCGAGCTGCGGGCCGCCGAGGAGTACGCCCAGGGCAACATCGCCGGCTTCCTGCACCTCTACCCCGGCGAGGAAGCGGTGGCCGTGGGCTCACTGCGGGCCGCCGACCCGGGCGACTACGTGGTGAGCACCTACCGGGAGCACGTGCACGCCCTGGTGCGGGGGACGCCGCTCGGGTCGGTGATGGCCGAGCTGTTCGGCCGAACCGGCGGCTGCTCGGGCGGCTACGGGGGCTCCATGCACCTGTTCGACGTCGAGCGCCGGTTCCTCGGCGGCTACGCCATCGTCGGCGAGACCTTCCCCGTGGCGGCGGGCGTCGGCTACTGGCTGGCCATGAACGGCGAGCCCGACGTGGTGCTGTGCTATTTCGGCGACGGCGCCGTGAATCAGGGCACTTTCCACGAGACCCTGAATATGGTGGCCCTGTGGGATCTGCCGGTGGTCTTCCTGTGCGAGAACAACCATTACCAGATCGGCACGGAGGTCCACCGGCATTCCGCCGTGTCGCACGTCCACCGCCGCACGGGCGGCTACGGCATCGAGGCCCACTGGGTGGACGGCATGGACGTTCGGGCGGTCCACGAGGCCACCCGGGACGCCCTTCGCCACGTGCGGGAAGGCAACGGTCCGGTGCTGCTGGAATGCGAGACCTACCGCTACCGGGGCCATTCCATGGCGGATCCCGCCGCCTACCGCTCCGCCCTGGAGGTAAACGAGCTGCGCGCCCGCGATCCGCTACTGACCTTTCGGGAATGGGCGGAGGGCGAGGGCTGGGTGTCCGCCACGGAGAGCGCGGAACTGGACCAGGCGGCGGAGCGGGCCGTAGAGGAGGCCGTGGCCTTCGCCGCGGAGAGCCCCCCGCCTCGCGACCTCCACGCGGGGGTCCACGTCCGCCCCCTCGACCTCTACGGGGGCCGCCCATGA
- a CDS encoding NifU family protein, whose protein sequence is MAIPTRTKEIELLQLVAELERFYTEEELDEIEETDPDRAYELARAQALAEQYGLEPGQQPATDEDLTIDHERVKAALEEAAQLLRGDGGDLELVDIDGSRVRVRMLGACSGCPSSTMDLKTIVERKVKQRVPGISEVVNTI, encoded by the coding sequence ATGGCCATTCCCACGCGCACCAAGGAGATCGAGCTCCTGCAGCTGGTGGCGGAGCTGGAGCGCTTCTACACCGAGGAGGAGCTCGACGAGATCGAGGAGACCGATCCGGATCGGGCCTACGAGCTGGCGCGGGCCCAGGCCCTGGCGGAGCAGTACGGCCTGGAGCCCGGCCAGCAGCCGGCCACCGATGAGGATCTGACCATCGACCACGAGCGGGTGAAGGCCGCCCTCGAGGAGGCCGCCCAACTGCTGCGCGGTGACGGCGGCGACCTGGAGCTGGTGGACATCGACGGCTCGCGGGTGCGTGTCCGCATGCTCGGGGCCTGCTCCGGCTGTCCGAGCTCCACCATGGACCTCAAGACCATCGTGGAGCGTAAGGTGAAGCAGCGTGTCCCCGGCATCAGCGAGGTGGTGAACACCATCTGA
- a CDS encoding ribulose-bisphosphate carboxylase — MALDQTNRYADLSLREEDLIAGGQHVLAAYHMKPKAGHDFLATAAHFAAESSTGTNVEVSTTDDHTRQVDALVYEVDEASELMKIAYPVALFDRNITDGRAMLASFLTLTIGNNQGMGDVEYAKMYDFYVPPAYLQLFDGPAANISDLWRALGRDPYNGGFVVGTIIKPKLGLRAQPFADAAYDFWLGGDFIKNDEPQGNQTFAPMRETIPAVVDAMKRAQDKTGQAKLFSANITADDPFEMIARGEYILEQFGEFAHHVAFLVDGYVAGPTAITTARRRFPNQFLHFHRAGHGAVTSPQTQRGYTAFVLSKMSRLQGASGIHTGTMGFGKMEGDAADKAIAYMLERDEAEGPYFKQNWYGVQATTPIISGGMNALRAPGFFDNLGHANVIMTAGGGSYGHIDGPAAGAKSLWQGYMCWHEGADPVEFAKDNPEFARAFESFPHDADQLFPGWREKLGIGQAS, encoded by the coding sequence GTGGCACTCGACCAGACCAATCGCTACGCGGACCTCAGTCTCCGCGAAGAGGACCTCATTGCCGGCGGGCAGCACGTCCTGGCCGCCTACCACATGAAGCCCAAGGCCGGTCACGACTTCCTCGCCACCGCGGCCCACTTCGCCGCCGAATCCTCCACCGGAACCAACGTGGAGGTGTCCACCACCGACGACCACACCCGGCAGGTGGATGCCCTGGTCTACGAGGTGGACGAGGCCAGCGAGCTGATGAAGATCGCCTACCCCGTGGCGCTGTTCGACCGCAACATCACCGACGGCCGGGCCATGCTGGCGTCCTTCCTGACCCTGACCATCGGCAACAACCAGGGCATGGGCGACGTCGAGTACGCCAAGATGTACGACTTCTACGTGCCGCCGGCCTACCTGCAGCTTTTCGACGGCCCCGCCGCCAACATCTCCGACCTGTGGCGGGCCCTCGGCCGCGACCCCTACAACGGCGGTTTCGTGGTGGGCACCATCATCAAGCCCAAGCTCGGCCTGCGCGCCCAGCCCTTCGCCGACGCCGCCTACGACTTCTGGCTCGGCGGGGACTTCATCAAGAACGACGAGCCCCAGGGCAACCAGACCTTCGCCCCCATGCGCGAGACCATCCCCGCGGTGGTGGACGCCATGAAGCGGGCCCAGGACAAGACCGGCCAGGCCAAGCTGTTCTCCGCCAACATCACCGCCGACGATCCCTTCGAGATGATCGCCCGCGGCGAGTACATCCTTGAGCAGTTCGGCGAGTTCGCCCACCACGTGGCCTTCCTGGTGGACGGCTACGTGGCCGGCCCCACGGCCATCACCACGGCCCGCCGGCGCTTCCCCAACCAGTTCCTGCACTTCCACCGCGCCGGCCACGGCGCCGTGACCTCGCCGCAGACCCAGCGCGGCTACACCGCCTTCGTGCTGTCCAAGATGTCCCGCCTGCAGGGCGCCTCGGGCATCCACACCGGCACCATGGGCTTCGGCAAGATGGAAGGCGACGCCGCCGACAAGGCCATCGCCTACATGCTGGAGCGGGACGAGGCCGAGGGCCCCTACTTCAAGCAGAACTGGTACGGCGTCCAGGCCACCACGCCCATCATCTCCGGCGGCATGAACGCCCTACGCGCCCCGGGCTTCTTCGACAACCTGGGCCACGCCAACGTCATCATGACCGCGGGCGGCGGCTCCTACGGCCACATCGACGGTCCGGCCGCCGGCGCCAAGTCCCTGTGGCAGGGCTACATGTGCTGGCACGAGGGCGCCGACCCGGTGGAGTTCGCCAAGGACAATCCGGAATTCGCCCGGGCCTTCGAGTCCTTCCCCCACGACGCCGACCAGCTGTTCCCCGGCTGGCGGGAGAAGCTGGGGATCGGCCAGGCCTCCTGA
- the purL gene encoding phosphoribosylformylglycinamidine synthase, giving the protein MELFPGAAAYSPFRRARLLEQIRAEVPAVRDLGTAFVHFVEPEGELTAEDRQALQRLLDYGEEPGSERALSNPDFVVAPRPGTVSAWSSRATEIARRCGLERVVRLERGVAVALVPEEGAELSEADHEAVAGLLHDRMTETVLPGLEAADALFFHAAPGPLGEVDVLGRGRAALEEADSELGLALSADEMDYLVDGFTDLGRNPTDVEVMMFAQANSEHCRHKIFNADWVVDGEEQADSLFAMIRRTHDNNPRRTLSAYKDNGAVIEGAWTGRFFVHPQEGRYGYHLDEALPIVMKVETHNHPTAIAPFPGAATGSGGEIRDEAATGRGAKPKAGLTGFTTSNLRIPGAERPWERDDGKPVRFASALDIMLEGPIGAARFNNEYGRPGIAGYFRTFQEEVAGPEGRELRGYHKPLMLAGGMGNVRRRHAIKANKAYVKPGTPVVVLGGPALRIGLGGGAASSQTGGTADAELDYASVQRANPEMQRRAQEVIDACWGLGEENPILSVHDVGAGGLSNALPELVDDAERGGRFDLAKIPRLDTSLSPAELWSNEAQERYVIAVYPHFLERFRELCERERCPYAVVGEATEETHLHVADSETGQVAVDMDLELLLGKPPKKTMDAARYRRPGDGFDPAGLDVAEAAQRVLRFPAVADKTFLITIGDRTITGQVARDQMVGPWQVPVADVGVTTAGFDTYRGEAMAMGERAPVALLDAPASGRMAVGEALTNIAAARIGRLEEVKLSANWMAASGHPGEDAALFDTVRAVSDFCTALDIAIPVGKDSLSMKAVWADAEGRKEMTSPVSLVVSAFAPVRDARATLTPQLRLDAGDTELLLVDLGGGRNRLGGSVLAQVHNRMGDAAPDVDDPQTLAAFFAAVQRLASEGRLLAYHDRADGGLLATVAEMTFAARCGAEIDVVGPAAEGDPAAALFSEELGAVLQVPADRREEALAVLAEAGLGDWSHVLGRPRDDDRLVVTAGGATLLDADRVDLHRAWSETSHRMQALRDDPDCAREEYDRLLDREDPGLHAALTFDPAEDVAAPYVNAGAAPRVAVLREQGVNGQVEMAAAFHRAGFEAVDVHMSDLEAGRADLGDFQALAACGGFSYGDVLGAGGGWAKSILATPVLRDQFAAFFAREDTLVLGVCNGCQMMSQLTELIPGADHWPAFRGNRSEQFEARLVMAEVPESPSLLFRGMEGSRLPIAVAHGEGRPAFAEDGLEAAREAGTVALRYVDNRGEPATEYPANPNGTPDGVAGMTTPDGRFTILMPHPERLFRTVQYSWHPADWPEDGPWLRLFRNARRWLG; this is encoded by the coding sequence ATGGAGCTTTTCCCCGGAGCCGCCGCCTATTCCCCGTTCCGCCGCGCCCGCCTGCTGGAGCAGATCCGGGCGGAAGTCCCCGCCGTCCGCGATCTGGGCACCGCCTTTGTCCATTTCGTGGAGCCCGAGGGCGAGCTGACGGCGGAGGATCGCCAGGCCCTGCAGCGCCTCCTGGACTACGGCGAGGAGCCCGGTAGCGAGCGGGCCCTGTCCAACCCGGACTTCGTGGTGGCCCCGCGCCCCGGCACGGTCTCGGCCTGGTCCTCCCGGGCCACGGAGATCGCCCGGCGCTGCGGCCTGGAGCGGGTGGTTCGGCTGGAGCGCGGCGTGGCCGTGGCCCTGGTCCCCGAGGAGGGCGCGGAGCTGTCCGAGGCCGACCACGAGGCGGTCGCCGGCCTTCTGCACGACCGCATGACCGAGACCGTGCTGCCGGGCCTGGAGGCCGCCGACGCCCTGTTCTTTCACGCCGCGCCCGGGCCGCTCGGCGAGGTGGACGTCCTGGGCCGCGGGCGGGCCGCGCTGGAGGAGGCGGACAGCGAGCTGGGCCTGGCCCTGTCCGCCGACGAGATGGACTACCTGGTGGACGGCTTCACCGACCTGGGCCGCAACCCCACGGACGTGGAGGTGATGATGTTCGCCCAGGCCAACAGCGAGCACTGCCGCCACAAGATCTTCAACGCCGACTGGGTGGTGGACGGCGAGGAGCAGGCCGACTCCCTGTTCGCCATGATCCGCCGCACCCACGACAACAACCCGCGCCGCACCCTGTCCGCCTACAAGGACAACGGGGCGGTGATCGAGGGCGCCTGGACGGGGCGGTTCTTCGTCCACCCGCAGGAGGGCCGCTACGGCTACCACCTGGACGAGGCCCTGCCCATCGTCATGAAGGTGGAGACCCACAACCACCCCACCGCCATCGCGCCCTTCCCCGGCGCGGCCACCGGCTCCGGCGGCGAGATCCGCGACGAGGCGGCCACCGGCCGCGGCGCCAAGCCCAAGGCGGGCCTCACCGGCTTCACCACCTCCAACCTGCGCATCCCCGGCGCCGAGCGTCCCTGGGAGCGCGACGACGGCAAGCCGGTGCGTTTCGCCTCGGCCCTGGACATCATGCTGGAGGGTCCCATCGGCGCGGCCCGCTTCAACAACGAGTACGGCCGCCCGGGTATTGCCGGCTACTTCCGCACCTTCCAGGAGGAGGTGGCCGGCCCCGAGGGCCGGGAGCTGCGCGGCTACCACAAGCCGCTCATGCTCGCCGGCGGCATGGGCAACGTGCGCCGGCGCCACGCCATCAAGGCCAACAAGGCCTACGTGAAGCCCGGCACGCCGGTGGTGGTGCTGGGCGGCCCGGCCCTGCGCATCGGCCTCGGTGGCGGCGCCGCCTCCAGCCAGACCGGCGGCACCGCCGACGCCGAGCTGGACTACGCCTCCGTGCAGCGCGCCAACCCGGAGATGCAGCGCCGCGCCCAGGAGGTGATCGACGCCTGCTGGGGCCTCGGCGAGGAGAACCCCATCCTATCCGTGCACGACGTGGGCGCCGGCGGGCTCTCCAACGCCCTGCCGGAGCTGGTGGACGACGCCGAGCGCGGCGGCCGTTTCGACCTGGCGAAGATCCCGCGCCTGGACACCAGCCTGTCGCCCGCCGAGCTGTGGTCCAACGAGGCCCAGGAGCGCTACGTCATCGCCGTCTACCCGCATTTCCTGGAGCGCTTCCGGGAGCTGTGCGAACGGGAGCGCTGCCCCTATGCGGTGGTGGGAGAGGCCACGGAGGAGACCCACCTGCACGTGGCCGACTCGGAGACGGGGCAGGTGGCGGTGGACATGGACCTGGAGCTGCTGCTCGGCAAGCCGCCCAAGAAGACCATGGACGCCGCCCGCTACCGGCGCCCGGGCGACGGCTTCGACCCCGCCGGGCTCGACGTGGCCGAGGCGGCCCAGCGGGTCCTGCGGTTCCCGGCGGTGGCCGACAAGACCTTCCTCATCACCATCGGCGACCGCACCATCACCGGGCAGGTGGCCCGCGACCAGATGGTGGGCCCCTGGCAGGTTCCGGTGGCCGACGTGGGCGTAACCACCGCCGGCTTCGACACCTACCGCGGCGAGGCCATGGCCATGGGCGAGCGGGCCCCGGTGGCCCTGCTCGACGCCCCGGCCAGCGGGCGCATGGCGGTGGGGGAGGCGCTTACCAACATCGCCGCCGCCCGCATCGGCCGGCTCGAGGAGGTGAAGCTGTCCGCCAACTGGATGGCCGCCTCCGGCCACCCCGGCGAGGACGCCGCTCTGTTCGACACGGTCCGGGCGGTCTCCGATTTCTGCACCGCGCTGGATATCGCCATCCCGGTGGGCAAGGACTCGCTGTCCATGAAGGCGGTGTGGGCCGACGCCGAGGGGCGCAAGGAGATGACCTCCCCGGTGTCCCTGGTGGTCTCCGCCTTCGCCCCGGTGCGCGATGCCCGCGCGACCTTGACCCCGCAGCTGCGCCTTGATGCCGGCGACACCGAGCTGCTGCTGGTGGACCTGGGAGGAGGCCGCAACCGCCTGGGCGGCTCCGTGCTGGCCCAGGTGCACAACCGCATGGGCGACGCGGCCCCCGACGTGGACGACCCGCAAACCCTGGCCGCCTTCTTCGCCGCCGTGCAGCGCCTGGCGAGCGAAGGGCGGCTGCTTGCCTACCACGACCGCGCCGACGGCGGCCTGCTGGCCACGGTGGCGGAGATGACCTTCGCCGCCCGCTGCGGGGCGGAGATCGACGTTGTGGGCCCCGCGGCCGAGGGCGACCCGGCGGCCGCCCTGTTCTCCGAGGAGCTGGGGGCGGTCCTCCAGGTGCCGGCGGACCGGCGCGAGGAGGCGCTGGCCGTTCTGGCGGAGGCCGGGCTGGGTGACTGGAGCCATGTCCTCGGCCGTCCCCGCGACGACGACCGCCTGGTGGTCACCGCCGGCGGCGCGACCCTGCTGGACGCCGATCGGGTGGACCTGCACCGCGCCTGGTCGGAGACCAGCCACCGCATGCAGGCCCTGCGTGACGACCCCGACTGCGCCCGCGAGGAGTACGACCGCCTGCTGGACCGCGAGGACCCCGGCCTGCACGCGGCGCTCACCTTCGACCCCGCCGAGGACGTGGCCGCGCCCTACGTGAACGCCGGGGCGGCGCCGCGGGTGGCTGTGCTGCGCGAGCAGGGCGTCAACGGCCAGGTGGAGATGGCGGCGGCCTTCCACCGCGCCGGCTTCGAGGCGGTGGACGTGCACATGAGCGACCTGGAGGCGGGGCGCGCCGACCTGGGGGACTTCCAGGCCCTGGCGGCCTGCGGCGGCTTCTCCTACGGCGACGTGCTGGGCGCCGGCGGCGGCTGGGCCAAGTCCATCCTCGCCACCCCCGTCCTGCGCGACCAGTTCGCCGCCTTCTTCGCCCGCGAGGACACCCTGGTGCTGGGGGTGTGCAACGGCTGCCAGATGATGAGCCAGCTCACCGAGCTGATCCCGGGCGCCGACCACTGGCCGGCCTTCCGCGGCAACCGCTCCGAGCAGTTCGAGGCGCGCCTGGTGATGGCGGAGGTGCCCGAGAGCCCCTCGCTACTGTTCCGGGGCATGGAGGGCTCGCGGCTGCCCATCGCCGTCGCCCACGGCGAGGGCCGCCCGGCCTTCGCCGAAGACGGGTTGGAAGCCGCCCGCGAGGCCGGCACCGTGGCCCTGCGCTACGTGGACAACCGGGGCGAGCCGGCGACCGAGTACCCGGCAAACCCCAATGGCACACCGGACGGCGTGGCCGGCATGACCACGCCGGACGGCCGCTTCACCATCCTCATGCCCCACCCGGAGCGGCTGTTCCGCACCGTCCAGTATTCCTGGCACCCGGCGGACTGGCCCGAGGACGGTCCCTGGCTGCGCCTGTTCCGCAACGCCCGCCGCTGGCTGGGGTGA
- a CDS encoding MarC family protein, giving the protein MTLDVLLNSFVVLFVVVDPIGNAPIFAGLTRGLSGAERRVLAVKAIVLSAAILLVFFLGGNGLLSALGIGVPAFRIAGGILLFLVAIDMVFARQSGLRGATASEQEEAQEREDISVFPLAFPLIAGPGAITTVLLMASEGGAWTGQLVRLGIIFAVLLLTLTSLLLTARIMQVLGETGTNVIDRLLGLVLAAIAVQFVVDGIGGAFGV; this is encoded by the coding sequence GTGACCCTCGACGTCCTGCTCAATTCCTTCGTGGTCCTGTTCGTGGTGGTGGACCCCATCGGCAACGCCCCCATCTTCGCTGGGCTGACCCGCGGGTTGAGCGGCGCGGAGCGGCGGGTCCTGGCGGTGAAGGCCATCGTGCTGTCGGCCGCCATCCTGCTGGTCTTCTTCCTGGGGGGCAACGGGCTCCTGTCCGCCCTCGGCATCGGCGTGCCCGCCTTCCGCATCGCCGGGGGGATCCTCCTGTTCCTGGTGGCCATCGACATGGTGTTCGCTCGCCAGTCGGGCCTGCGCGGTGCCACCGCCAGCGAGCAGGAGGAGGCCCAGGAGCGCGAGGACATCTCCGTGTTCCCGCTCGCCTTCCCGCTCATCGCCGGCCCCGGGGCCATCACCACCGTCCTGCTCATGGCCTCGGAGGGGGGCGCCTGGACGGGGCAGCTGGTGCGGTTGGGGATCATCTTCGCCGTGCTGCTGCTCACGCTCACCAGCCTGCTGCTCACGGCGCGCATCATGCAGGTGCTCGGCGAGACCGGGACCAACGTCATCGACCGCCTGCTGGGGCTGGTCCTGGCGGCCATCGCGGTGCAGTTCGTGGTGGACGGTATCGGCGGGGCCTTCGGGGTGTAG